TTACCTCTTTATCTCTCGACCcccttaataaaaattataattctgCTAAAGACGATAAAGAGTtaaataatttcttcatcaataattaaaattttcatgttCGAATTTTATGTATGGGATCACTTATGTTATAAAAACATTTACGTCCGATATGAAATTCTCCAATGTGAATTAAAGTTTAATCTAGTCTCAATATGTATACTAAATACATGTCAGATTTGATATTTCATTATTGGCGATCAAAATTGCAACTTGTTAGAAGAATGATCGTGTAAAgaaattatgtatattatttttaaaatctcttatagcaagaaaaataaaaaggaaaaatagtacTCCATCTGTccattttatatgatttaattattttttttagtcaatttcaaaaaatgacatattgatatattaagtaataatttaactttaaaatatcaattttaaaatatgtattacTTATTCtagatcataaattttaaaggtatttttttaaaaattctatatcaaatcaaattaactcatataaaatgaaacgaaGAAGTAGCGGTTTTGTTAAACTTATAAACTTTTGAAGGGGGAGGAGGATTTGAGAGttgtaattcaaaatttgaaaattttcaaaagcattaCGCGTTAGATGGCCCCACTTTCTCATATTATGCGCGCTTTTGGACTTTGTACCATATACCAACCCgtaactgatttttttttttttttgtgagaaTCGCAAGCGTCGATTTGCTTCATACCAAATCACCCATATTTGCCTTTTCACTTCACTGCTAACCGCCATGGATGAGCTACAGAAGCATATTTAACATTTTTCATCACTAGATGTGAGATACATTTCGATCCCctttgttattaatttttttgtaactATTTGTAATTTGATCGGTATCAGTTTGGATTATCATAGAAAAATGGAGGCTGTGAAGAAAGCATATGCGGGGATAATTTTGAACATGGCAAAGGAGGCGGCAGCTCGTGTTATGGCATCGGAGAAAAAAGCTCTTAAGTTTCAGCAGGATCTGCATTCTACGAAAGAGGAAGCCCTTCGTATGCTGCTTCGTTTGAAATTAATCATTGATGCTAAGGTAGTATCCAACAtgtgaatttttatattaagcTGACTAATTGTTTGATTGATTGAATTTTGTTTACTTTGAAGATCGTCATATAGTGTATCTTCATTTGTATTGAATTTAACTTTTGTTTTTTATGCAACTATACATTAAATGACTATGTTATGAAAAACCTTACTAATAATTTCAGGAAACTAAATTCAATTACTGCGAAAAAACAACTTAATTTTTTCGCTCATTTGAGATATTCTAACTGCAGAAATTGGAAAAGTGAATTTAAGGTTTGATTTAGCTGTGCGATTGTAGTTAATTGTGGTGTGCTTGACTTGAGCAAAGGCTTTTATCGATAAACATTACAATTGTTTGCTTCTATTAGGTTAGCTCGATCTATGGGTGAGTAAtggtatatatttttctttccatcAGCTAGAAGATTGATAGGCTTACTCGATCATATAGCACCCTTATAAAGATATGACTTTTAGAAATTCTGTTGGAATGTAGTATTATACTGGACAGAACTCATAACAGATTAAGTGCTGCATCACAATGCTTGTTACATCGTATTAGAATTTTAAGTTGCATGGAAACTAGGcttgattttgaaagaaaatcagAGGAAGGTCGAAGTAAATGTTATAAAGACTTCATTGTGTCCAAGACAAGACTTTAAAGCTTATCCTTGTTCATATATAAtccattttctataagtgttgAAGTTATACTGTTAAAAGtatcacaaattaaaaatatgaggTGCTAATAATGTAGCCGGGCATTGCTTCTTCCCTTCAGAAATTGGAGACTAGATCAGCATGGCAAGAGGTTCCCTTTTGGGATCTAAGTGAACCCCATTTTGGTGAAATAATTGTAGTACATACATTTCTGTCTATTGGTTTTGTATTCTGGGAAGTGATTTTACATGAATGATATGATAGTATATCCTAGCAGGATGTTGATTCCCATATCTCACAGTTTAAAGAAACTGATATGTCTAATCTTTAATGCAGACAACTGAAGCTGAGAGTTTGTCTCAAAATCAACAAAGAAGAATTGATGAATTAGAAGCTCAGCTTAATGAAGCTGAAGGGCTGATAATTGATCTTAGAGCAGAATTGCATGATGTGCATGAACAGTTGAATGAAGCAAAAAATAAGCCTCTCCATCACCTGAGACCACATGCAAAAGAGGATTTGGTTTGTCACAACAGTATCATGGCCAAGTCAAATGTAAATAATTCAGAGTCGTTAAAATTCCCTACCGAATTGGGATCCAAGGTCTGCAAATCAGTAGACATGTCAGACACAGCATTGTGCAATTACTCAAAGGACAACCTTAATGAGCCAGAGATTTATAAAAATGGATGGTGTGCAATAGCGATGAGCTTAGCAGATGAGAGATTGCATTCTGGAGATGATCCAAGTTTTCCCATTAAAGTTACACAGGTCACTGAACCTAGTGGACGAGATGGTGAAGCACATATTGCACCATCATCTAAAGCTATGAAAGCAGAGAATTTAGTTGGCGAAGAACAACTTAAGGGCCATGCCTCTATGCAGCGGCCCTATACATTCCTAGGAAAAAAGCGAAGAAAAGCTCGATATGGCAAAACCAAAAATAGCTTTTGCAAGGCTCATTGTAATAAGCTGGTGTTTTCTCAACGACCATTGCCAGCAATTTCTCGTTGTTCTGCAAGATACTTGCACACAGACACTTTGTATGACAGTCCTAATAGTCCTTCCACCAATACTGAGAGAAATAATGTAGCAGGAAGTTCTTTTGTGTCAGGTAAAGAAGGGCCACAAAACAAGGGTCTAAACATTGCTGTTGCTCGTAGAAGCATTAGGAAAAGAAGCGTCAAATACCTGGACGTTAGTTACCCTCCATCATTGTCACATAGCTCCCTTTCTAATCAGCCAATGAGACCTGGACTGCAATTTCCATCTTTTCCTAATAGCAAGTCCAATGCAGCTGAATGCACTGTGAAATCCACGAAATTAGGAGGTGAAGGTGGTATTGAAGAGGGTACTAGTTTTCAAGCGGCATCCTTAGGTTTCACTGTAGAAAACATGATATGTAGAAAGTTTGCATGTGCAGATAATGATGCACACAAGGACGACACAGAATTGATAGATGTCTCAGTGATGGTAGAGGAGGGTGATGATCAACCGCTGCTCAACTTCGGCGTGTTACCAGTTGAATCTATCCTTGGAGATACCAAAGCATGTGAAGGAAGTAAGGAATCAGATCTTCAAGGTAACAATATGACGCCTCTCAAGTATACGTTCAGCAGGAAGCGTAAGAAAGATAACTTGTTGAACCCAAATGAGAACTCTTCTCCAGATTGCTCAGTGAAGAAAAAGTCTGTCGAGATAGAAAACATTGATCCAAGATTGCAGGATTCAGAAGCGTTGAAAGATTCGCCTTTAAGAAGTAAACATTTGGTCCAGGTTGCTCATCAGGTTAGTTATATACAACTCAATAATTTATAGATTCCATATTATTTGCTCTATCATGAATGGCGCTTAAAGTTTATACTGTGTTCTGATGTCACAACTAAGATAAGTTGAGACTTCAACATCCCAAATCCCAATATCCGGAAATCCTCTTGGAGTAAGTTAACAGAGGCATGTGATTTTGGAAGTAGTAGtgcttttcttgaattttaccATCTATTTCCAAGTAATTCTCAAATCATATTTacataatacaaaataatagCAGTTACATAAAACTGTTGCATACTTGAGTTTCTCAAAGGAAGTTCTACGTTTGAAATGAAAGAACCAATTAGTTGAAATAGAGTCAGAATCTTCTCAGCCGTTGACAAAAGCATTTTTTGAACTGGTAGTTCAATTCTTACCCATATCTACATGATTGCGTTCATGTATTAAAACATAATCATGTCTGACATTTATGGCAATCTTGCAGCTTATCTCTCTGTCTGGAAGAAGCTGGTGGCATTAGTTTTGCAGTCCTATAGATGTTGAAGAACGTAAATTTATAAGGCTTTTTGAGGAATGTAATTccatatttattcaattttcgGGTACATCAGCAATGGCTTAATATATAGTTGAAGAGTTGTTCTTTCCTATCTCTGGCGGATTATCGTGTAATTATCCTGGCAATATGATAGTTGAGCTGTTTTCTAAAAGTGCCATTATCTATTCTTTTCTTCCTTAAAGTGTGTTAATACAGCTAATTGTCTCTAAAGTGACATAATGGTTTCAACTTAATGAAGATGTATAAGCCAATTCGTCTTTAGTTGTAAGCTGTGTCCGTGACAAACTTCTTTTGGTACAAGCAAAGTGGTGAACCTAATGTTTGCTTGCTTGCTTTCCagaaacataattttacatAATCATGAGTAGTTTTTCTCGACagaattttcttcattttggtGTTTTATTTGTGGAAGATGTTATATTCATGATTTACACTGGAGAGGAAGGTCAATTTTGTGACTCATTTTGATGATATCAATCTGTCTACTGCCTTGACCATAACCATTCACCACCAGTTGAAATTTGAACAAATCAGAGAACATCCCCCACcccagtttttttaaaaaagatatactatattttatatttatatttacctTGGTATAACTTTTCAAATGAAAACATCCTATGAAATGATTTTTATGCTGATGTATATTACTCATTGAACTCTTTAGTAAATGGTAATTCACTTGCCAGTTTCGAAATCTCTTCATTTTCGGCGCAAAACAGTGAGTTTAAGGCAAGAAGTTATTCAAAACATAGTTTGAGACTAATAGAGGATACAGCCATAGGGGAatgtgtagttttttttttttcataaatgtggtgtTTAGGTTAGCATATGCACGCACACCTTGATTTATAGATGAGAAGCATTTACCTAACAATTTACCAAGATTTGAACCTTGctgattttcataatttttaattttttttgagtttcctACTTCGATATATACTCGCATTCAAGCCTAATTGGATTCACGCCAAATAGGGCCTCATTCGTGGGGTAACACTTCTAGCTAGAACTTTTCCATATCCTGTACTCGAACCTGAGACCTTTGGTTGAGGGAAAAACAACTCCATCTACTGCACAACATCGTATTTTCATGATTTACATTCTTAGGTGTTGGATCATGTATAGTTATAGTAATTGCTTTTTGTTCAATCCAAATTCCAATGGCGGGACCAACGTGTGATGTTTTGTTTCAAAGTTGGTAAGAAATAGAGGAAAATTTGAAATGAACAAAGTAAGATGGTTGACctaaagaaacaaaatatgtttgGATAGTAATAGTGATGATGTGAACACATCGGACAGCAGTTGGGTCCCAATTGTGTTAAATGGTAAACATCAAAAGGACCTTGGCGTGCCTTTAGACTCCTCAA
The Solanum stenotomum isolate F172 chromosome 12, ASM1918654v1, whole genome shotgun sequence DNA segment above includes these coding regions:
- the LOC125846780 gene encoding uncharacterized protein LOC125846780 codes for the protein MEAVKKAYAGIILNMAKEAAARVMASEKKALKFQQDLHSTKEEALRMLLRLKLIIDAKTTEAESLSQNQQRRIDELEAQLNEAEGLIIDLRAELHDVHEQLNEAKNKPLHHLRPHAKEDLVCHNSIMAKSNVNNSESLKFPTELGSKVCKSVDMSDTALCNYSKDNLNEPEIYKNGWCAIAMSLADERLHSGDDPSFPIKVTQVTEPSGRDGEAHIAPSSKAMKAENLVGEEQLKGHASMQRPYTFLGKKRRKARYGKTKNSFCKAHCNKLVFSQRPLPAISRCSARYLHTDTLYDSPNSPSTNTERNNVAGSSFVSGKEGPQNKGLNIAVARRSIRKRSVKYLDVSYPPSLSHSSLSNQPMRPGLQFPSFPNSKSNAAECTVKSTKLGGEGGIEEGTSFQAASLGFTVENMICRKFACADNDAHKDDTELIDVSVMVEEGDDQPLLNFGVLPVESILGDTKACEGSKESDLQGNNMTPLKYTFSRKRKKDNLLNPNENSSPDCSVKKKSVEIENIDPRLQDSEALKDSPLRSKHLVQVAHQLISLSGRSWWH